Proteins encoded together in one Spodoptera frugiperda isolate SF20-4 chromosome 15, AGI-APGP_CSIRO_Sfru_2.0, whole genome shotgun sequence window:
- the LOC118270569 gene encoding carbonic anhydrase 1 isoform X1, whose amino-acid sequence MAENDWGYSGENGPSTWTEKFPEARGARQSPVDIDTSRISSGGSAPLLKFRYSVNHPRSVVNPGYCWRVDENGYESELRGGPLGQDVYKLQQWHCHWGAVNGEGSEHTVDGRSFSGELHLVHWNTTKYNSFQEAAGQPDGLAVLGVLLMVGSKHDELDKVIRLLPFITHKNDKVTLSDPLDPVKLLPSQYAYWTYPGSLTTPPCTESVTWILFKQPVQVSADQLASMRKLKCGEASCGTEAMEVLHNYRPTLPLGNRELRDYGSGN is encoded by the exons ATGGCAGAAAACGACTGGGGATACAGCGGCGAGAACG GTCCCTCAACATGGACGGAGAAGTTCCCAGAAGCGCGTGGAGCTCGGCAGAGTCCAGTAGACATCGACACGTCAAGAATAAGCAGTGGAGGGAGCGCACCCCTTCTCAAGTTCAGATACTCTGTCAACCATCCCCGATCTGTTGTGAACCCCGGCTACTGCTGGAGAGTAGACGAGAATGGATATGAGTCAG AGCTGCGAGGGGGTCCTCTTGGCCAAGACGTGTATAAGCTACAGCAGTGGCATTGTCACTGGGGCGCAGTCAATGGTGAAGGCTCAGAGCACACCGTGGACGGCCGCTCCTTCTCCGGTGAACTGCACCTGGTTCACTGGAACACCACAAAGTACAACAGCTTCCAAGAAGCTGCCGGGCAACCTGATGGACTTGCAGTTCTAGGCGTACTATTAATG gTCGGTTCAAAGCATGACGAATTGGACAAAGTGATACGGTTGCTACCGTTCATAACGCATAAGAATGACAAGGTGACATTGTCTGACCCCCTGGACCCTGTGAAGCTGCTGCCGTCGCAGTACGCGTACTGGACATACCCTGGCTCCCTCACCACCCCGCCCTGCACTGAATCCGTCACCTGGATCCTGTTCAAGCAACCAGTACAAGTGTCCGCTGATCAA TTGGCATCGATGCGGAAACTGAAGTGCGGGGAGGCGTCGTGCGGCACGGAGGCCATGGAGGTCCTGCACAACTACAGGCCCACGCTGCCGCTCGGCAACCGCGAGCTGCGCGACTACGGCTCGGGCAACTAA
- the LOC118270569 gene encoding carbonic anhydrase 1 isoform X2 translates to MAENDWGYSGENGPSTWTEKFPEARGARQSPVDIDTSRISSGGSAPLLKFRYSVNHPRSVVNPGYCWRVDENGYESELRGGPLGQDVYKLQQWHCHWGAVNGEGSEHTVDGRSFSGELHLVHWNTTKYNSFQEAAGQPDGLAVLGVLLMVGSKHDELDKVIRLLPFITHKNDKVTLSDPLDPVKLLPSQYAYWTYPGSLTTPPCTESVTWILFKQPVQVSADQLASMRKLKCGEASCGTEAMEVLHNYRPTLPLGNRELRDYGSGN, encoded by the exons GTCCCTCAACATGGACGGAGAAGTTCCCAGAAGCGCGTGGAGCTCGGCAGAGTCCAGTAGACATCGACACGTCAAGAATAAGCAGTGGAGGGAGCGCACCCCTTCTCAAGTTCAGATACTCTGTCAACCATCCCCGATCTGTTGTGAACCCCGGCTACTGCTGGAGAGTAGACGAGAATGGATATGAGTCAG AGCTGCGAGGGGGTCCTCTTGGCCAAGACGTGTATAAGCTACAGCAGTGGCATTGTCACTGGGGCGCAGTCAATGGTGAAGGCTCAGAGCACACCGTGGACGGCCGCTCCTTCTCCGGTGAACTGCACCTGGTTCACTGGAACACCACAAAGTACAACAGCTTCCAAGAAGCTGCCGGGCAACCTGATGGACTTGCAGTTCTAGGCGTACTATTAATG gTCGGTTCAAAGCATGACGAATTGGACAAAGTGATACGGTTGCTACCGTTCATAACGCATAAGAATGACAAGGTGACATTGTCTGACCCCCTGGACCCTGTGAAGCTGCTGCCGTCGCAGTACGCGTACTGGACATACCCTGGCTCCCTCACCACCCCGCCCTGCACTGAATCCGTCACCTGGATCCTGTTCAAGCAACCAGTACAAGTGTCCGCTGATCAA TTGGCATCGATGCGGAAACTGAAGTGCGGGGAGGCGTCGTGCGGCACGGAGGCCATGGAGGTCCTGCACAACTACAGGCCCACGCTGCCGCTCGGCAACCGCGAGCTGCGCGACTACGGCTCGGGCAACTAA
- the LOC118270562 gene encoding sesquipedalian-1: MKCNIRELAQLSDQPCVIEGRLNYKKISNGSYRNQTVFKERWFRLINNYLFYFKISEMGKFDTKCPAGMFVLENSSIQMEHGQSIPFSFSISFIDEPEKRHVFAARAEDNVVQWVMKLRQSSYEYLRNRLHALQSKIFAITGKDPLLLVPRNEGACLWAPSVPFSTAPACTVNTSSFSCHLHTNGAFTLERSKSDVQAHKHFHAEYSQKSTFYTDDHKKVTERREHSSEVYSLERSKTSALLPGSANPIDKTIFDNRPLYSRAAPSPPVRTKLSPSSRRVEMNQDVKVFAEQSRSLGITGILDEAPIPPRRKVSPKNLDIPNPTIEITNNTASTDTDGGSDDLIKF; the protein is encoded by the exons ATGAAATGCAATATTCGTGAACTTGCTCAATTGAGCGATCAACCTTGTGTGATAGAAGGAAGATTAAACTATAAGAAGATTTCCAATGGCAGTTATCGTAATCAGACAG TGTTCAAAGAGAGATGGTTTCGGCTgattaacaattatttattttatttcaaaatcagtGAAATGGGAAAATTTGATACAAAATGTCCCGCTGGGATGTTTGTGTTAGAGAATTCCTCCATACAAATGGAACATGGGCAGAGCATACCATTTtcattttctatttcttttat AGATGAACCAGAAAAAAGACATGTATTTGCAGCCCGTGCTGAAGATAATGTGGTTCAGTGGGTTATGAAATTAAGGCAGAGCTCGTATGAATATCTACGCAACAGGCTGCATGCGCTGCAGTCCAAGATATTTGCAATCACTGGGAAG GATCCTCTGCTCCTAGTGCCAAGGAACGAGGGAGCATGTTTGTGGGCACCATCTGTACCGTTCTCAACAGCTCCAGCTTGCACCGTTAACACCAGTTCATTCAGCTGCCATCTTCACACAAATGGCGCGTTTACACTCGAAAGAAGCAAATCAGATGTTCAAGCTCATAAACATTTCCATGCAGAATACTCTCAAAAATCTACATTTTATACTGACGACCATAAAAAGGTTACTGAGAGACGAGAGCATTCCAGTGAAGTGTATTCTCTAGAGAGAAGTAAAACGTCGGCCCTTTTACCAGGTAGTGCGAATCCGATTGACAAAACCATTTTCGACAATCGTCCACTCTACTCTAGAGCTGCTCCGAGTCCGCCCGTCAGAACGAAGCTATCGCCAAGCAGTCGGCGTGTTGAAATGAATCAAGATGTCAAGGTTTTTGCCGAACAAAGTAGAAGTTTAGGTATAACAGGTATTCTAGATGAAGCTCCGATTCCGCCTAGAAGAAAAGTGTCGCCAAAAAATTTAGATATTCCAAACCCTACCATTGAGATTACTAACAATACTGCCAGCACAGATACTGATGGTGGCAGTGATGATCTGATTAAATTTTAG